CCGCGGCGAGGTGTTCGCGGACCTGGTGCAGGACTCCGTGGAGCGCCTGGAGCGGCGGTGGCCGCAACTCGCCGACATCGATTTCCTCGTCCTCGACGTGCCCCGGCTGGACGGGCCCGGGGAGATGTGGAACGACGAGGCGGTCCCGCTCGGCGGCACGGTGCCCTCGCGTGAGGGCCGGCGGGGACGGGTGGTCGTGTACCGGCGGCCGGTGGAGATCCGGACCAAGGGCCGGGACGAACGGGCGGCACTGGTGCACGAGGTCGTCGTGGAACAGGTCGCCGAGTTGCTGGGGCTGACGCCGGAGACGGTGGATCCGCGGTACGGGGAGGACTGAGGGCGCGGGGCGCCTTCCCCCTCCCCGGTCGCGCGTTCTACTTCTGCAGCACCGAGAGGTCTTCCTCCGCGTTCGGCACCGAGACCGTCCCCCGGTCGTCGGGGAGGGTCTGGACGGTGAAGGACGCCACGTCCTCGTCCGAGACGGTCAGGGTGCGGGACGCGTGGACCGGCCCTCCGGAGACGGTCTCGACGGTGAGCGCGTAGCCGCCCTTGAGGCCGGCGGGGACGGGTGCCTCGACGTTCTGGGTGGTGCCGGCCTTGACCGTGTACGTCTTGGTCGCCGTCGTGCCGCCCTCCGTGCCCGCCGACGCCGTCACCTTCACCTCGGCGCCCTCGCCCGGGGCGGTCAGGGCCAGGGTCGTGCCCTTGGCGCGGTTGTCCGCGGCCGTCGCGCGCGCGCCGACCGGGTCGGTCGCCGGGATGAACGCCGACTCCTGCTCGCCGCCCTTGCCCCGTACGACCCGGACCGCGGCCACCACCGGCACGGCCCCGTCCGTCGGCGTCAGCACCAGCGAACCCGCCTCGCCGCGCGTGACCTCACCGAGGTCCACGCCCGTCGTCATGCCGGCCTTGACGTGCACCGTCTCGTGTCCGGCGGGGGTGATCAGCCCCGACGGCGAGGCGAGCCGCACCTTCAGGTCGGCGTCGGTGCCGCCGGGGGTGAACAGCACCAGGCGGACGGCGGTCGCGTCCTTCGGGATGCCCGGCAGGACCAGGTCGCCCGCCGGGTCCGCGGCCGCGGTCAGCCAGTCGCCGCCGGTCTTGTCGTCCAGGGCCTGCACCGCGGCCCCGACCCGCCCGCTGCGCACGCCGACGTGGACGGTCACGTCGGTCTCCTTCACGTCGGCGAGCGTGGACAGCAGCAGGGACTCGGTGCCGTGCGGCGGCACCGTGACGCCCTCCCCCACCGTGGACTCGAGGGCTCCGTCCTTGCCGTAGAGCTCGATGTCGACGACGGCGGCCGAGTCGTCGGGGTTCGTCAGGTGGACGTAGTCCGTGCGGCCGGCCGCCGTGCTGGCGCCGGGGAACCAGAACTCCGTGTCCGGGGCCGTGCAGTTGACCCCCTGGAGGCCGCGGCCCGTCCCGGCGGCGACCTCCGTGGTCTGCTGCAC
The Streptomyces sp. NBC_01723 genome window above contains:
- a CDS encoding metallopeptidase family protein, encoding MDNPVTPRDAGRPGPRRRDRHGRGMRGPVAPPQVPLAASRGEVFADLVQDSVERLERRWPQLADIDFLVLDVPRLDGPGEMWNDEAVPLGGTVPSREGRRGRVVVYRRPVEIRTKGRDERAALVHEVVVEQVAELLGLTPETVDPRYGED
- a CDS encoding DUF5719 family protein, yielding MKRTTLSLIACAAALAAVTGFAAVATPDVSGSGTDAPAARLPVERTSLLCPAPSTSDLAETRYTSFTPVTKGADEKGEAALTTAARGDEAGDAKDGKKDDEKAAKPPVEPKEPGTPATGTTSGSDTPALIGTAEGAQAPGWTVQQTTEVAAGTGRGLQGVNCTAPDTEFWFPGASTAAGRTDYVHLTNPDDSAAVVDIELYGKDGALESTVGEGVTVPPHGTESLLLSTLADVKETDVTVHVGVRSGRVGAAVQALDDKTGGDWLTAAADPAGDLVLPGIPKDATAVRLVLFTPGGTDADLKVRLASPSGLITPAGHETVHVKAGMTTGVDLGEVTRGEAGSLVLTPTDGAVPVVAAVRVVRGKGGEQESAFIPATDPVGARATAADNRAKGTTLALTAPGEGAEVKVTASAGTEGGTTATKTYTVKAGTTQNVEAPVPAGLKGGYALTVETVSGGPVHASRTLTVSDEDVASFTVQTLPDDRGTVSVPNAEEDLSVLQK